The Leucobacter viscericola sequence CAACACCGCGCTGCACGGGCTCGGTGTTCCACACCTTCTGGGCTCCGCTCTTGATCTGCTCGTAGCGTTCCCGACCGGCCCGCGTGCCCAGCACGTAGCCAACCGCGGCACCAAGCACGAATGCGATCTTGCCCTTCATCTTGCCTCCAGCCAATGGCGTTCTCTTGATCCTCGCTAAGCCTACTCCGCTCAGCCTCGCCTACATACCCCTTCAGTTATATATCTCCCAGATTGCCCCGGTAGAGCGACTACTCCGCGATACCGGTAAGCCTGCGCCGCAGCGCGATCGCGGCATCACGGGCGTCAGCGACCGCAGAAGAGAGTTCACCACCGTGAAAGGAGACGCCAACGGGCAAAAGCGTGTGATCCCTGTCCCGCTGCTCAATAAGACGATCAGACTCGGCGTCTCGGCGCGCAGTAGAGATGTAGGGGGCAACAGCCACCGTCACCTCGCACTCCGAGGTCGCACGCAGGCCAGCCACTTCGAGCACCTGACCGGCAATCCGAGCGGCTTCCGCGAGGTCGGCGCCGCGATCCTGAGCCCACCCCTCAGCGACAAAACGCGGCCCTCGGAGCAGGGCGAACCACTGGGAGTTCGCGTCGCGGTCGAGCCGCAAGCTCCAAGGATCCTGCCCCGCAACCTCCACTGTTCGCAAGGCTGGGTGGTCTTCGTCGAGTGCTTCGGGGCTTTCAACCCGCACACGAGCCTGGGCCCGCCAAACTTCGGGAGCAAGCGGCAAAAGATCCGCTTCGAACGCAGCGGGAAGATGGGTCGCCGGATCCAGCACCACTGCTCGTGTAGCGAATTGCTCGTCGCCGAACTCGCTGACGAGCCAGGTGTCTTGCTGCGTCTCGTCGGCACGAACCTCCTGCACCGGCAGCTCACTGAACTCCACTCCGTAGAGTTTCAGCCGCTCGACGAGTATCGCTTGCAGCTCGGGCCACCCGCCTGCCGGGGCAACCCGGGTTTCACGTGCAACGTACCGCTCGCTGTAGGCGAGCGCCGCCCCGGAGAGCGAACCGGCTCGTGTGAGCGCCTCGTTCAGCCCCGGCGCAACCAGCGCAACGTCGACCGCATCCGGCGCAACCCCGTAGCGCTCGCGCACGAGAGGATCGACAAGCAGCGTCTCGACGCCCTTACCCATCCGGTTGCGCACCAGCGCACCAAGCTCGTGGGTCTTGCCAATCGTGAGCACGGGCTTCACCCGGTCGAGAGAGGCGCGTGTTGCAGCACCCCCGCCGAGAATGGCGAGCGACTGCGCTGCCATGGGAACCGATGGAATGCCCCACACAGACGGGGTCGGCTGCAGTGTCCAGTCCCCCTTTGTGCCGCGCAATTGAACGGGGCGCGGGTCACGCCGCACCGGCTCGGCGCCGGGGTTGCCCGTGCCATGCTCGCCGATCGGCTGCGCGAGGTGCTCGAGAAACTCCGCGAGAGTGCTCTCAGGATCGAGCTCACCACCCCGATCCAGCTCGGTGAGAGCGGGGGCAGGCACGTCAACTGACACACGAACGCTAAGCCCTACTTCCGCCAGCTCGAGAGCCGCCGCGAGGGCGGGGAGAGTGGTTCCTATGACATACGCGTCGATCACGTGAGGTTCCTGTTGTTCGGTCTACTGAAGTGGTTGCGCCTGTAGCGGGGCAACCGGCACACGCAACAGATCGATGCGCGTGCGGCCGTAGCCGCGCTTCTTGAAGGAGCGCACCACCAGCCAGGTGAAGAGGGAAAGGCCGATGACCTCACCGATTAGGGATCCGGGGCCGCCAGCAGACTCCGTTTGTGCCGTGGAGCCGCCGATCCCCGAGGCCATCACGCCGAAGGCTGCGATGTTATTGATGACGTGAATTGCGATCGCGGCTTCAAGGCCACCCGTGCGCCAAGTCAGCCAGGCAGCGGTGAGGCCCATAAAGCCAACCGCCGCGAGCCCCCACATGTCGTAGATGTGTGCCCCGGCAAACGCCACCGTCGGAATCAGGATCGCGAACCAAGGGTTTTTCAACCACGAACCGAGCACCTGCATGAAGAGCCCGCGGAACACGACCTCTTCAGCGGTTGCCTGAATCGGCACGAGGATCAACACAAAGACAAACGAGAGCAGCGCTGCATTGCCATCGAAATCCTTCGACACAGCGGGCGCGACAGCTTCTACAGGCACAGCGAGGCTGAACAGCATCTCAAGCAGAGTGCCGGTCACGTTCATCACAACAACCCCGAGCACCGCAATCCCGGTAAACCGTCCGAGCGCACCCCAGCGAATCCGCGTCGCAACCGACCACACTCGACCAACCGGCCGCATGCCCATGACAAGCATCGCGAGGATCACCGAGGGAATCATCAGCGCGATGGTGAGCAGATTCATGAACACCGAGAGGGGGTTCTGGGTGTCGAGCGCGAGCTGATCAACCAGGGTTTGACTCATGGCGGTCGCATCGCTGCTCGTGAAGAGGTCGGGGTTGCCCACGGCCATGATCGCGAACCAGATCACACTGATAATGATCGACAGCACAATGTAGATGCCAGCGGCGATGAGCACTACCAACAGCGGTTTCCACCACTTGTACCCCTGCGCTCCGCGGAGCAGCCGGTGGTACTCAAGCGGTTCGGTCTCGACCGTTTGTGTGGGCTGCGGTTGTGACGCCCATGCCCAGGCGGGTGGGGCCGCAGGCATTGGTGGCTGAGCCTGCGGAGCAATCTGCGGATCCTGAGCCGCCGGCACCTGCGCAGGCTGCTCAGTCGCGTGGCCCTCGGGCTGTTCGGGAGTGTTGCTCGTCAACTTGAGGTCCTTCCAAAATCACATCAGCCGGTGCTGGCAGCTTAGCCGGACGCTTTGTGGGCATCTGAACCGGCTGGCTTGCCAGAACCGGCTGACATGTTGGGTGGCTGGGTAGTGGGCGGTTAGGATCCGCGCAGTCGCTCAGCGAGGTAGGCGTGCAGCTCAGCGCGGGGTACGCGCTCCTGCTGCATCGTGTCGCGCTCACGCACGGTCACGGCGTTGTCGTCGAGTGAGTCGAAGTCAACGGTCACGCAGAACGGGGTGCCGATCTCGTCTTGGCGACGGTAGCGACGGCCGATGGCCCCCGAGTCGTCGAAGTCGACGTTCCAATCGTCGCGAAGATCCTGAGCAATCTCGCGAGCGAGCGGAGACAGCGCCTCGTTACGCGACAGCGGCAGCACCGCGGCCTTGATTGGGGCGAGGCGCGGGTCAAGTGCGAGCAGCGTGCGCTTGTCGGTGCCACCCTTGGCGTTCGGCACCTCTTCTTCGCGGTAGGCATCAACGAGGAACGCCATCAGCGAGCGAGTCAGGCCAGCGGCCGGCTCGATGACATAGGGCGTGTAGCGCTCGTTCTTCGTCTGGTCGAAGAAGCTCAGGTCTTTGCCCGACTTCTCGGAGTGCGTCGACAGGTCGAAGTTCGTGCGGTTCGCGATGCCCTCAAGCTCGCCCCACTCGCTGCCGGTGAAGCCGAAGCGGTACTCGATGTCGGCGGTGCGCTTCGAGTAGTGCGACAGCTTCTCTTGCGGGTGTTCGAAGAAGCGCAGGTTCTCGGGGTCAATGCCGAGGTCGGTGTACCAGCGCATGCGCTCGGCCATCCAGTACTCTTGCCACTCCTCGTCAGTGCCGGGCTCGACGAAGAACTCCATCTCCATCTGCTCGAACTCGCGGGTGCGGAAAATGAAGTTGCCGGGGGTGATCTCGTTGCGGAAGCTCTTGCCGATCTGGCCGATGCCAAACGGCGGCTTCATCCGAGCTGCCTGCAGCACGTTCGCGAAGTTCACGAAGATGCCCTGCGCGGTCTCGGGGCGCAGGTAGTGCATGCCGGCCTCGTCGTCGACCGGGCCGAGGAAGGTCTTCAGCAGGCCCGAGAACGCGCGCGGCTCGGTCCACTGGCCGCGGGTGCCGCAGTTGGCGCAGACGATCTCGGCGAGGCCGTCCTTGGGCGCACGGCCCTTCTTCTCTTCGAAGGCCTCGATCAGGTGGTCTTCGCGGTAGCGCTTGTGGCACTGCGTGCACTCAACGAGCGGATCGCTGAAGACCTCAACGTGGCCGGAGGCCTCCCAGACCTGCTTCGGCAGGATGACGCTGGAGTCGATGCCCACAACGTCGTCGCGCTTCTGCACCATGGTCTTCCACCACTGGCGCTTGATGTTCTCTTTCAGCGCGGTGCCGAGGGGGCCGTAATCCCACGCGGATCGCGATCCGCCATAAATCTCACCCGCTTGAAACACGAAGCCGCGGTGGCGGGCGAGGGCGATGACTTTGTCGAGTCGGGATTGTTCAGCCATGTTTGCATTCACTCCAAGGTGCAAGCGGGGATCTTGGGCATTGGGATCACTGCCGTTTGGCACGATCCACAAGGCTCCAGTCTAGTGAGTGTGGACTGGGAGCAAAGAGATTCGGGTTATTCTCTAGGGGAAGGTTCTCCCCGCTCCTTCGCAACAGACGGAAGAGGTTCTCCCGTGCAGATCCACATCTCCCCAGATGCCGAGGTGCTCGGTGACGCTCTTGCCCAGCGAATCGTCGCTGCGATACAGGCAAAACCTGAGGCCGTCATTGGTCTCGCCACCGGCTCTTCCCCCCTTGTTGCCTACGAGGCCTGGGGGCGCCGCGCGGCCCAGCTTGGACTGGATCAGAGCCGCGTGCGCGGGTTCGCGCTTGACGAATACATTGGGCTGAGCCCGGAGGATCCCCGCAGCTACCACAGCGTCATCCGACACGATGCGGTTGACGTCGTTGGGCTTGATCCTCGTCTTGTGCGCGTTCCAAACGGCGGCGGCGCTGCTTCAGCCGCCGATGAATACGACGTTGCGATCCGCGAGGCCGGCGGCATTGACGTGCAGATCCTCGGCCTCGGCCGCAATGGCCACATCGGGTTCAACGAGCCGGGAACGGCTGCCGACTCGCGCACGCACGTGATCGATCTCACGGCCGAGACGATTGCCGACAACGCGCGGTTCTTCTCGAGTTCTGCAGAGGTTCCCACGACGGCGATTACCCAGGGCCTCGGCACGATCCTTGAGGCACGCGAGCTTGTGGTGATCGCTACAGGATCGGCCAAGGCCGCGGCCGTTGCCGCCGCGCTTGAGGGCCCAGTCACCGAAGATTTGCCGGCCAGCCTGCTGCAGGGTCACCCCAACGTGCACTGGTTTATTGATGATGCGGCTGCCACTTTGCTGACTGGCGAGTACGCGGGACGGGATCTCGAGGCGCTCGCGTACTGATTTTCGGGTCGTCCACTTCACAGTGGAAGGAATTCCACTTACTACCATTTGGCCAACGCTTACTTTAAGCAACCCAGGTACGTACATCGGTACGTATGCTCTCCCAATCACATCATCAGATGAAAAACTCGGGTCAACTGTTCGCGGCTGAGGGGTGCCGTGACACACCGCTCTCCCGCAATGAGATGACAACGACTGGACATCTGCCTTGGGAGGCAATTAAGTGCGATTCACGAAACCTCAACATAACAAAGGACGGATCAAACCGTTCTTAGCGGGGGTGCTCACCATATTTGTGGCGCTGGTTGGCTTCTTAGCCACACCGCTAGCCGCGCAGGCTGCCACCGGCGACTTCAAGCTCTCGCTGTCAGCACCGGCCACAATTGGGCTCGGCCAGACCTACAACTACTCAGCAACACTCGAGTTTGAAGGGGTCGACAGTTCCCAACCAGCCAGTGGCGTGCAGCTCACAACGGTGCTTCCCGCGGGCATCAGCTTCGACTCGGTACCAACCGGGCCAAGCTCGCCCGTAAGCACCTACACCTACGACGCAGCTACCCGCACGCTGACTCTCACGCTGAAAGACACAACGCAGGCGCTTCTCACGATCGTGTATTCGGTCAAGCAGGTGAGCAACGAATCAAAGTACGAGGGCATGCCCCTCACGACCAACATCGTTGGGACCGGCGCACCAAGCGGAACTGTCACGTCTGCCGACGTGACCACCGTCGTAGAGGGCGACAACGACTACGTCGCCAACAAGTCTTATGAGGTCATCACCGGTAGCGATAACCGCCTGGTGACCTATCGATTCAACGTCTCACCTGAACGCATGGGTTCTTCCACCACGTTTACGACTGCGGGCCAGCAGCTCACGGACATGCTTCCTGCGGGCGCTGAACTTGTGGCCGCATCGCCAGCATTTTCTGGGGGCAGCTGGGACACCTCGGCGTGGCCAAAGGCCGTCTGGACGCGGACCGGTGCACTGGGTTCAGGTTTCTACTCAGTGGACCCCACCGGAACCCAAATCTGGCTCACCGTGCGCTATCCCGCAAGCGTCCCGGGCTGGGAGACAGGTCAGCGACCACCCGCAAACACCGTGACTCTTGAAACTAAAGACGCAAATGCGGTAACACATCCCGGTGCCCCCGCGACGACGCAGAGTCCCGTCTTCGGTGCTCCAGGCGATCCGGCTGTTTCGGTTCTCAAGTGGGATTCTGGTGCCGTTACTCCCGGCTATCTCATGCACTACACCTCCGTTGCCGCTTCGTATGTTGGAGATACGAGCACCCCCAACATTGACGAGCTCGTCGTCACCGACTCCGGCGCAACAGGTGGGCCTAACGCTTCCTGGTTTAACCACGCCGATATCACGCAGCTCTACGCCACCTTCTCAACGGGTCTGACGGCGATGAATCTCCCGTACAAACTGGAGTACCAGATCAACGGAGAGTCCACCTGGAACGAGTTCACCAACTACACGGCCGCAACCGGGCGCACTGGCAGGTACATTATCGTTGCCGTGCAAAACACGGGCTCAAGGGGCTGGCAGAGCTCCACGGAACAAGACGTGCTGAATCTTCCGGTGGGCTCAACTCTGACGGGCTGGAGACTCACCATCGCTCCGGGAGCCGAGACGGTTCCTGCGGGAGTTCAAGCCAACATGAGAATGGGTTTTCAGCCCGTCTTCCGTGAGGTAACCGCAGGGGTTCAACCGACCTCTGCCCCGGCTGCTGTATCTCCCGGCCCACTGACGAACACGGCCACCGTAACGGGCGGCGCCCTGAATGAGAGCGCTTCGCATAGCTACACGCCGCAGGATGGGATCTATGTCACAACCCGCGTAGACGCTCCAAGCTCGATCTCGGTTGGATCAACGGGAACGGTTCACGCTGGGATTGTCAATCAAAACCCCTCCGAGACCTACTCTGATTCGGCCCTTTCGGTGGTGTTGCCCTGCGGTATCTTCTACGATACTTCGCAGCCAATTACGCCAATGCCAACGGATGCCGGTCTGCCCACAGCGCCTGCACTAGGTGCGGGTGCCACCGTCGACGCGTCACTTCGAGTGACCGACGCAAACGGGTGTGAACAGCAGGTGCTGAAATTCTCCTTCGATAGCCTGCCTCCAATGCGAGCACCTGCAACGGCAAACTACCGTTGGGCGGAATGGAACGGTTGGAACTATGAGATTCCGGTAATGGCTCTCGCGCAATCATTCGACCCGAACACAACCTCGGTTGCAACCAAGTCTTACGCCACGGTTTCCGACCCCCGCTTCCTCTCCACTGCGGATGGTGGCACCGCGTCTGACACCATTCAGATGACCGGCAACCCCGTCTTCTTTGGCGACGACGATCACGATTTTGATCCGGCCCGCACAACAGTTGCTGTGGCGCAGGCGCAAACGAGCGTGAACACAGCGGGCGGTCTCTTGATCTCGAAGCTCTCGAGCGCCTCAGCCACCGGCCCCTGGGCACTTTCCTCGCAGGTTGACACAGACGCGTTCTGGCAGATCTATGTCAGCGATATTCTGCCGAACCCCGTGAGCGGCATCACCTTCTTCGACAAGCTCCCGAGCATTGCCGATGGTGATGGCTTTGACACGCACCTCACCGGTGCGGTGACCGGTTTGCCCGCTGGCGCAACCGCGGAGTACTCAAGCAATGCCACAAGCGCGACGAGCGGAGACTGGTCGGCTGATCCTGCCGGCGCAACCGCGTTCCGTGTAGTCTCGCCGAGCATGAGCGTTGGCCAGAACTTCACGCTTATCGTGCCCACCGCCTCCTCGGGCAACACACGCTTTGGCACTACCGATGTGAACCAGGTCTCCGCAACCGCGACCTACGAGGGAAATGCGGTGAGCTTCCAGTCGAACGAGGCGAGCATCACTCCCCTCGCTGCCCCGGCGTTCACGCTCGTTAAGAAGACCAACGGTGTTGAATACGCTGCGGCCCCCGGCGCAACCGTCGCCGTCGGCTCTCCCGTGACCTGGACCTACGACGTCACGAACACCGGAAACACTGCACTGGATTCGGTTCAGGTCAGTGACGCGTTTGTTGATGGCGCTGGCACCTCTGGTTCCCTCACCCCCTCGTCGAGCACTTCGGGCCCACTGGAGCCAGGGGAAACCCGCACCTTCACTGCGACCGGAACCGCAGTCGCGGGTCAATACGCAAACACCGCAACCGCAACCGCAACCGCGGTCGACGACTCGGGAACGGCCCTGCCAACCCAGCCAGCGTCTGCAACTGACGACTCGTGGTACTTCGCGGGAGACAGCGGCCTCACCGTTGTGAAAACGACGAATAATGAGGACGTCGATAGCGCTCCCGGACTGCCCCTCACCCCTGGTGCAGACGTCTCCTGGCAGTACAAGGTCACCAACACCGGCACGCTCGCGTTGACCGATGTGCTCGTGACCGACGTGGATTCCAGCGGAAACACCGTGTACAGTCACACGATTCCGTCGCTTGCACCCGGTGAGTCCGTGGAGCTTTCGGCAACGGGAACCGCAATCACCGGCCAGTACCACAACACCGTCACCGCAACTGCGGCAGATCCTGCCGGCGCCTCGCAAGCGTTGACCGCCGCTGACGACTCCTGGTACTTCGGTGAGGTTCCTGGCCTCTCGGTTGACAAGAAGGTGAGCGCGTCGAAGAACGGGCCCTGGAAGGAAACCACTCAGGTCGCTGACGGTAGTGCCTCCTACTGGCAGATCACCGTCACGAACACCGGCAATGCGCCGCTGACCGGAGTGAAGCTGAAGGATCCGAAGATCAACCAGTCAGTCGACATCGACAACCTCGCCGCGGGCGCGAGCAAGACCTTCGTCTTCACGCAGAAGGCGACCACCGAAGCCTTCACGAACGTGGCAACAGTGACGGGAACCTCGCTGAGCGGGAAAGAACTCAAGGCCTCGGACGACGCCACGGTCACGCTGCAGTCAAAAGCCGCAGTGATCGAGATTGGCGGGGTCAAGGTACCCGCGCTCGCGGTGACAGGCTCGGCCATCACCGGTGCTCTTCTCCTCGCGGGGCTGATGATTGCGGGCAGCATTGTGTTCCTGCGTCGGAGGCGCGCAGCGGCTGAATAACCAGCGCGCATGACAAAAGCGGCGGGTGGATCCATGAGATTTGGATCCACCCGCCGCTTTCATTTTCTAGCCGTCACACACTGTCTTCAGCGCTCAGCACCAGAAGTGAGGCGGTGCCGCGATCACCGACAGAGTCTGATCCCACAGAGGTGAGGATCGACACGAGCGCCGCAAGCCCAGCGACCGAGAGCAATTGCGGCCAGTCGATCCCGAGCAACCCGGTGGCTCCCGCTGTGAGCAGCGCAACCGCGGCTTGCGCGAAGGTCTTCACGGCCCGCTCCCCGGCGTCCTTCCAGAACAGTTTCGTAAACACTGTCAGCCTCCGTTAATGAGTCGTCCAACGAGGGTTGCACCGCCAGCGCCAATGACGCCGACGATGATGGGCGGCAACCAGGTCAACCGCGAGACCTGGTTGCCGAGTGCACCCTGCTGCGTCTCGAGCGCCGTCACGCGAGCATCGAGCGAGCGAATGTCAGCAGCGTCGCCCTCCTGCCGAATCGTTGCCCCCTCGATGTTGCGCAACCTGCTGGAGTGCGAGTCAAGCCGTTCGTCGACCTTAGCGAGACGTTCCACGATCACTTCAAGCTTCGCAAGCCGCTCCTGGGTGTTCTGGCCTTGCTTCCAGAGATCAGCCATGCCGACGTCTCCGGGCGGGGCCGCAATCATTTCGAGACTCGTTTGAATTTCGCCCAGCCTCCTCCGTCAGTGACGAACGGGGTGACGCCCAGCTGTTTTGCAAACGCATCGGCCGCCCGCTGCGTCGTGAGCTCCATCTGGAACTTGGGGCCAAAGATGAGCCAGCGGCCCTGACCTTTGCCCGCTGCATGCTCGTAAAATGCCATCAACAAGTTGTGCTCCTTTCTGTTTTGCGCCGCGGGTTTTGCGGGTGCGGCGTGTTTGGGGACGGGTTGGATGATCCTGACCCCGTTAATGTCTTCAGACCAGAACCGATAGCTCGCGGCAAATGCGCGTTCTATGTCTGCGATGGTGCGGAACCACTCCCCCACTCCATAGCCGCTGCGCCGTGATGAGAAGAGCCCACCCGCCCCGCCGAACGCGGTGGGCTCCCAGATGACGACGTGCCCCCAGTCCTCATACTTGTGTTGCCCGTCACGGTAATC is a genomic window containing:
- a CDS encoding CPBP family intramembrane glutamic endopeptidase, whose product is MTSNTPEQPEGHATEQPAQVPAAQDPQIAPQAQPPMPAAPPAWAWASQPQPTQTVETEPLEYHRLLRGAQGYKWWKPLLVVLIAAGIYIVLSIIISVIWFAIMAVGNPDLFTSSDATAMSQTLVDQLALDTQNPLSVFMNLLTIALMIPSVILAMLVMGMRPVGRVWSVATRIRWGALGRFTGIAVLGVVVMNVTGTLLEMLFSLAVPVEAVAPAVSKDFDGNAALLSFVFVLILVPIQATAEEVVFRGLFMQVLGSWLKNPWFAILIPTVAFAGAHIYDMWGLAAVGFMGLTAAWLTWRTGGLEAAIAIHVINNIAAFGVMASGIGGSTAQTESAGGPGSLIGEVIGLSLFTWLVVRSFKKRGYGRTRIDLLRVPVAPLQAQPLQ
- a CDS encoding glycine--tRNA ligase, yielding MAEQSRLDKVIALARHRGFVFQAGEIYGGSRSAWDYGPLGTALKENIKRQWWKTMVQKRDDVVGIDSSVILPKQVWEASGHVEVFSDPLVECTQCHKRYREDHLIEAFEEKKGRAPKDGLAEIVCANCGTRGQWTEPRAFSGLLKTFLGPVDDEAGMHYLRPETAQGIFVNFANVLQAARMKPPFGIGQIGKSFRNEITPGNFIFRTREFEQMEMEFFVEPGTDEEWQEYWMAERMRWYTDLGIDPENLRFFEHPQEKLSHYSKRTADIEYRFGFTGSEWGELEGIANRTNFDLSTHSEKSGKDLSFFDQTKNERYTPYVIEPAAGLTRSLMAFLVDAYREEEVPNAKGGTDKRTLLALDPRLAPIKAAVLPLSRNEALSPLAREIAQDLRDDWNVDFDDSGAIGRRYRRQDEIGTPFCVTVDFDSLDDNAVTVRERDTMQQERVPRAELHAYLAERLRGS
- a CDS encoding glucosamine-6-phosphate deaminase codes for the protein MQIHISPDAEVLGDALAQRIVAAIQAKPEAVIGLATGSSPLVAYEAWGRRAAQLGLDQSRVRGFALDEYIGLSPEDPRSYHSVIRHDAVDVVGLDPRLVRVPNGGGAASAADEYDVAIREAGGIDVQILGLGRNGHIGFNEPGTAADSRTHVIDLTAETIADNARFFSSSAEVPTTAITQGLGTILEARELVVIATGSAKAAAVAAALEGPVTEDLPASLLQGHPNVHWFIDDAAATLLTGEYAGRDLEALAY
- a CDS encoding DUF7507 domain-containing protein, which produces MLTIFVALVGFLATPLAAQAATGDFKLSLSAPATIGLGQTYNYSATLEFEGVDSSQPASGVQLTTVLPAGISFDSVPTGPSSPVSTYTYDAATRTLTLTLKDTTQALLTIVYSVKQVSNESKYEGMPLTTNIVGTGAPSGTVTSADVTTVVEGDNDYVANKSYEVITGSDNRLVTYRFNVSPERMGSSTTFTTAGQQLTDMLPAGAELVAASPAFSGGSWDTSAWPKAVWTRTGALGSGFYSVDPTGTQIWLTVRYPASVPGWETGQRPPANTVTLETKDANAVTHPGAPATTQSPVFGAPGDPAVSVLKWDSGAVTPGYLMHYTSVAASYVGDTSTPNIDELVVTDSGATGGPNASWFNHADITQLYATFSTGLTAMNLPYKLEYQINGESTWNEFTNYTAATGRTGRYIIVAVQNTGSRGWQSSTEQDVLNLPVGSTLTGWRLTIAPGAETVPAGVQANMRMGFQPVFREVTAGVQPTSAPAAVSPGPLTNTATVTGGALNESASHSYTPQDGIYVTTRVDAPSSISVGSTGTVHAGIVNQNPSETYSDSALSVVLPCGIFYDTSQPITPMPTDAGLPTAPALGAGATVDASLRVTDANGCEQQVLKFSFDSLPPMRAPATANYRWAEWNGWNYEIPVMALAQSFDPNTTSVATKSYATVSDPRFLSTADGGTASDTIQMTGNPVFFGDDDHDFDPARTTVAVAQAQTSVNTAGGLLISKLSSASATGPWALSSQVDTDAFWQIYVSDILPNPVSGITFFDKLPSIADGDGFDTHLTGAVTGLPAGATAEYSSNATSATSGDWSADPAGATAFRVVSPSMSVGQNFTLIVPTASSGNTRFGTTDVNQVSATATYEGNAVSFQSNEASITPLAAPAFTLVKKTNGVEYAAAPGATVAVGSPVTWTYDVTNTGNTALDSVQVSDAFVDGAGTSGSLTPSSSTSGPLEPGETRTFTATGTAVAGQYANTATATATAVDDSGTALPTQPASATDDSWYFAGDSGLTVVKTTNNEDVDSAPGLPLTPGADVSWQYKVTNTGTLALTDVLVTDVDSSGNTVYSHTIPSLAPGESVELSATGTAITGQYHNTVTATAADPAGASQALTAADDSWYFGEVPGLSVDKKVSASKNGPWKETTQVADGSASYWQITVTNTGNAPLTGVKLKDPKINQSVDIDNLAAGASKTFVFTQKATTEAFTNVATVTGTSLSGKELKASDDATVTLQSKAAVIEIGGVKVPALAVTGSAITGALLLAGLMIAGSIVFLRRRRAAAE
- a CDS encoding holin, producing MFTKLFWKDAGERAVKTFAQAAVALLTAGATGLLGIDWPQLLSVAGLAALVSILTSVGSDSVGDRGTASLLVLSAEDSV